The proteins below come from a single Parachlamydiales bacterium genomic window:
- a CDS encoding TrmH family RNA methyltransferase: MDISEKSFKQLTNLQQHKRCALLLKNLYAELLEGRENGELLALYNNLNAWLEHPFIIADAWTLKTVSDQYHLHLDAAGISHKEHNLLSLASQGDFNPSEAIWPIDIYLDNLRSAHNVGSIIRTTEAFALGTLYFSEKTPFIDNPKVIKTAMGCHTRVNCQRSLELKNLKQPLIAIETSAQAKPLFNFNFPEAFTLAVGNEEYGCSEQTLNLATHIVAIPLRGRKNSLNVANAFSCVAAEIARQKSQG, from the coding sequence ATGGATATAAGCGAGAAGTCATTTAAGCAACTTACTAACCTCCAGCAGCATAAGCGTTGCGCGCTTTTGTTAAAGAATCTTTACGCTGAATTGCTTGAGGGCAGGGAAAATGGAGAGCTTCTCGCTTTATACAATAATTTGAATGCTTGGCTTGAACATCCTTTTATTATTGCAGATGCATGGACGTTAAAGACAGTCTCGGATCAATATCATCTCCATTTAGATGCGGCAGGGATTTCGCATAAGGAGCATAACCTACTTTCCCTTGCTAGTCAGGGAGACTTTAATCCTTCTGAGGCCATTTGGCCAATAGATATCTATTTAGATAACCTCCGTTCAGCCCATAATGTGGGAAGTATTATCCGTACAACGGAGGCTTTCGCTTTAGGGACTTTATATTTTTCCGAGAAAACACCCTTTATAGATAATCCCAAGGTCATCAAAACTGCAATGGGCTGCCATACCAGAGTAAACTGCCAGCGTAGCTTAGAATTGAAAAATTTGAAGCAACCCCTTATTGCAATCGAAACCTCTGCGCAGGCCAAACCATTATTTAACTTCAACTTTCCGGAAGCATTTACCCTTGCCGTAGGTAATGAAGAATATGGATGTTCTGAACAAACATTAAATTTAGCAACGCATATCGTTGCCATTCCTCTAAGAGGAAGAAAAAATTCACTCAATGTTGCCAACGCATTCTCCTGCGTGGCGGCAGAAATCGCGAGACAAAAATCGCAAGGATAA
- a CDS encoding ABC-F family ATP-binding cassette domain-containing protein: protein MITLNKISKSFGSRILFENVTITFNEGNRYGLTGPNGAGKSTLLKILMGLEEATTGNVTLPDHVGILRQNIGDFVDYPVMDVVIMGNKRLWNALKERDELYEHEIDDAIGMRLGDLEGIIAEEDGYSAESSAEELLSGMGVPSKYFNQKMGSIPTDMQFRVLLCQTLFGRPQALLLDEPTNHLDLESIGWLEKFLFNYKGALIVVSHDRHFLNAVTTHIADIDYETVIIYPGNYDSMVVAKTSVRDREELDAKSKEKKIAQLKDFVARFGAGTRASQVQSRIREMKRLQPQDLKKSNIQRPYIRFIPTEKAPGKIVLKVQNIYKGYGGQDVIKNLSMEIVRGDKIGVIGNNGRGKSTLLKTLAGVLQADKGTREVGHGVVISYFPQEHHTVVDKNTEDNAFEYLKTLHPGVYDQDARSALGKMLFSGDEAFKSVSKLSGGETARLIIANMMLSDHNVIILDEPNNHLDLEAVSALGWGLSEYQGTVVVASHDRDLIDTVATKLIAFEEDGVHFYEGNLEEYMAHKAEIAQP from the coding sequence ATGATTACACTAAATAAAATTTCTAAGAGCTTTGGCTCTCGCATACTTTTTGAGAACGTGACGATAACATTTAACGAGGGCAACCGCTACGGTCTTACAGGGCCTAACGGAGCGGGCAAGTCTACGTTATTGAAAATCCTTATGGGGCTAGAGGAAGCTACAACAGGCAATGTGACCTTGCCGGATCATGTCGGTATCCTGCGTCAGAATATTGGCGATTTTGTGGATTATCCGGTGATGGATGTTGTCATTATGGGTAATAAGCGCTTGTGGAATGCCTTGAAAGAAAGGGACGAACTTTACGAACACGAAATTGACGATGCCATAGGGATGCGTTTAGGAGATCTGGAAGGTATCATAGCGGAAGAAGATGGCTATAGTGCCGAATCAAGCGCGGAAGAACTTTTAAGCGGTATGGGTGTTCCATCAAAATATTTCAACCAGAAGATGGGATCTATTCCAACAGATATGCAGTTCCGCGTCCTGCTTTGCCAAACTCTCTTTGGACGTCCCCAGGCATTGCTGTTGGACGAACCGACGAACCACTTGGACTTGGAGTCTATCGGCTGGTTGGAGAAATTCCTGTTCAACTACAAGGGTGCGCTTATTGTGGTCAGCCATGACCGCCACTTCCTCAATGCTGTTACAACGCATATTGCCGATATCGACTACGAAACTGTCATCATCTACCCCGGCAACTATGACTCAATGGTTGTGGCCAAAACATCCGTACGCGACCGCGAAGAACTGGATGCAAAGAGCAAGGAAAAGAAGATCGCGCAGCTAAAAGACTTTGTCGCCCGTTTTGGCGCAGGAACACGTGCAAGCCAGGTGCAGTCGCGTATCCGTGAGATGAAACGCCTGCAGCCGCAGGATTTAAAGAAATCCAACATCCAGCGTCCCTATATCCGTTTCATTCCGACAGAGAAAGCACCGGGCAAGATTGTTTTGAAAGTACAAAATATCTACAAAGGATATGGCGGACAGGATGTCATCAAAAATTTAAGTATGGAAATAGTGCGCGGAGATAAAATTGGCGTGATCGGGAATAACGGTAGAGGAAAATCGACTCTACTGAAAACTCTTGCAGGCGTCCTTCAGGCCGATAAAGGCACCAGGGAAGTAGGACATGGTGTTGTTATCAGCTATTTTCCGCAAGAGCACCACACTGTAGTCGATAAGAACACTGAGGATAATGCGTTTGAGTATCTCAAAACATTGCACCCCGGAGTTTACGATCAGGATGCACGCAGCGCGCTAGGAAAGATGCTATTCTCCGGTGATGAAGCATTCAAGTCTGTCAGCAAACTTTCAGGAGGCGAAACGGCACGTCTTATTATAGCCAATATGATGCTATCAGACCACAATGTGATCATCTTGGATGAGCCTAACAACCACCTTGACTTGGAAGCAGTATCCGCTTTGGGCTGGGGCTTATCCGAATATCAGGGGACGGTAGTTGTTGCGAGCCATGACCGCGACCTGATCGACACCGTGGCTACAAAACTAATTGCCTTTGAAGAGGATGGAGTGCATTTTTACGAGGGCAATTTAGAGGAATATATGGCTCATAAAGCGGAGATTGCGCAGCCGTAA
- a CDS encoding tyrosine recombinase XerC: MLILTCYKFLKHLRIVKNASDHTLRNYSIDLNAFKAFLEEDIPQERRSEKISHLCEPTSFPESLISLPSIDRKQIRHFISSVTTKTPNKRTIARRVSSLRSFFKFASSSKLIEQNPMDEIDSPKLDKKIPITLSYSQVQQILDQPDLDCYLGFRDRAIMELFYSSGLRVSELTSLNRDEFDPENLLIRLLGKGRKERIIPITKNAASWIQNYLDHPQRLLSSKNHQPQKDPQAIFLNKWGSRITTRSIDRNFDLYLKNTGLAGKATPHTIRHTIATHWLENGMDLKTIQELLGHSSLSTTTIYTQVSPKLKQKVYNAAHPRQGT; the protein is encoded by the coding sequence ATGCTTATCCTCACCTGCTATAAATTCTTAAAGCATCTGAGGATCGTTAAAAACGCTTCAGATCATACCCTAAGGAACTATTCAATAGACCTCAATGCCTTCAAAGCCTTCCTCGAAGAAGATATCCCTCAAGAAAGACGCTCAGAAAAAATCTCCCACCTCTGCGAACCGACCTCTTTTCCCGAATCGCTTATCTCTCTCCCCTCAATCGACAGAAAACAAATCCGCCACTTCATCTCCTCCGTCACCACGAAAACTCCCAACAAACGGACCATCGCCCGACGCGTCTCTTCCCTCCGCAGTTTCTTTAAATTCGCTTCCTCATCCAAACTAATCGAACAAAACCCGATGGATGAAATCGACAGCCCAAAACTGGATAAAAAAATCCCTATCACACTCTCCTACTCTCAAGTACAACAAATCCTTGACCAACCCGATCTCGACTGCTACCTAGGCTTCCGCGACCGCGCCATCATGGAACTATTCTACAGCTCCGGCCTTCGCGTCAGTGAACTTACCTCCCTCAACCGCGATGAATTCGATCCCGAAAACCTACTCATCCGTCTTCTAGGTAAAGGGCGCAAAGAACGCATCATCCCCATCACAAAAAATGCTGCTTCCTGGATCCAAAACTACCTCGACCACCCCCAACGGCTCCTCTCGTCAAAAAACCACCAACCTCAAAAAGACCCCCAAGCCATCTTCCTCAATAAATGGGGCTCGCGCATCACCACCCGCTCTATCGACCGTAACTTCGACCTATACCTCAAAAATACCGGCCTCGCGGGCAAAGCCACACCCCACACCATCAGGCACACCATCGCCACCCACTGGCTCGAAAACGGCATGGACCTCAAAACCATCCAAGAACTCCTCGGACATTCCTCTCTATCCACTACAACCATCTACACCCAAGTCTCCCCTAAGCTTAAACAAAAAGTCTACAACGCCGCCCACCCACGCCAAGGCACCTAG
- a CDS encoding ribonuclease Z, giving the protein MSVRDLTILGCSSQQPTRFRNHGAYLVRWNDEGLLFDPGEGTQRQFIFANIAPPVVTRIFISHFHGDHCLGFGSMLMRLNLDKVTHPIHCYYPASGKKYFDRLRYGTVYHENIHVVEHPVYSDGIVHDDGKFLIEARFLEHGLDNVGWRITEPDTRKYDDSKLSLYGIRGPNVKTLIQNGSIDINGKTITLDDVSSIRKGDVFAVVIDTRICQNALELARNARMLLCESTYLDEQKQMAYKHFHLTASQAAQLALDANVEELILTHFSARYMNSKDFEEEAQLIFPHSFAASDLKVFTFPKNK; this is encoded by the coding sequence ATGAGCGTGAGAGACCTAACAATTCTTGGATGTTCAAGCCAACAACCTACTCGCTTCCGTAACCACGGCGCCTACCTCGTGCGTTGGAATGACGAAGGCCTCCTCTTCGATCCAGGCGAAGGAACCCAACGACAATTCATTTTCGCTAACATTGCACCCCCCGTGGTAACACGCATCTTTATCTCGCATTTTCACGGCGACCATTGCCTAGGCTTTGGCTCCATGCTGATGCGCCTCAACCTAGATAAAGTCACCCACCCCATCCATTGCTACTACCCTGCAAGCGGGAAAAAATACTTCGACCGCCTACGTTACGGTACTGTCTACCACGAAAACATCCACGTCGTTGAACACCCCGTCTATAGCGACGGCATCGTCCATGACGACGGAAAATTCCTCATTGAAGCCCGTTTCCTAGAACATGGACTGGATAATGTGGGCTGGAGAATCACCGAACCCGATACCCGAAAATACGACGACTCAAAACTCTCCCTCTACGGTATCCGTGGACCAAACGTCAAAACCCTCATTCAAAACGGCAGTATCGACATCAACGGTAAAACCATCACCCTAGATGACGTCAGCTCTATCCGCAAAGGCGATGTTTTTGCTGTTGTCATCGACACGCGAATATGCCAGAATGCGCTTGAACTCGCCCGCAATGCCCGCATGCTTTTATGCGAAAGCACTTACCTGGATGAACAAAAACAAATGGCCTATAAACACTTCCACCTCACCGCTTCACAAGCTGCCCAACTCGCTCTTGATGCGAATGTGGAAGAACTTATCCTCACACATTTCTCCGCCCGCTACATGAACTCCAAAGACTTCGAAGAAGAAGCACAACTTATCTTCCCCCACTCCTTCGCAGCTTCCGACCTGAAAGTCTTCACGTTCCCAAAAAACAAGTGA
- a CDS encoding rhomboid family intramembrane serine protease has translation MRLIATFHDPERAKRISALLSQQHIHNQVDTEINGDWGNDAYGTANSNLWIIDEDHWSEALDTVEKYKDGPLPPEVAPPEVKTEIPTPKASTPPTYPAPIQQPLGYTTFYLLLTCIFIFFVSEWTAPPYQAPAPKLPPTPVYSSPTKKALLYDYPYQFELVDQLVEQYGIPALREPSSLPLPGQELFAKVYTTPVWAGLYPIALNTLESKPIDPKTTGPLFEKVQEGEFWRLITPIFLHNDIFHILFNMLWLIVLGRQMEFRLGPGRLLAFIALSAIFSNTAQYLMSGANFIGFSGVLCAMLAFIWQRQKIAPWEGYQIPQSTLKFMFWFIGGMASLQAISFLSEIYLGSGFSPGIANTAHISGLIIGYFMSRWPLFILE, from the coding sequence ATGCGTCTAATAGCAACCTTCCATGATCCAGAGCGTGCAAAGCGCATCAGCGCCTTGCTATCACAACAACATATACACAACCAGGTCGATACCGAGATCAATGGCGACTGGGGCAATGATGCGTATGGAACAGCCAACTCTAATCTCTGGATTATCGATGAAGACCATTGGTCCGAAGCTCTTGATACTGTTGAAAAATATAAGGATGGTCCTCTTCCCCCAGAAGTAGCGCCCCCCGAAGTCAAAACAGAAATTCCTACGCCTAAAGCATCCACTCCCCCTACTTACCCCGCACCCATACAACAGCCTTTAGGATACACAACTTTCTATCTGCTCCTCACCTGCATCTTTATCTTCTTTGTTTCGGAATGGACAGCCCCCCCTTACCAAGCTCCCGCACCTAAACTCCCCCCTACACCGGTCTACAGCTCCCCCACAAAAAAAGCCCTCCTCTACGACTACCCTTACCAATTCGAGCTTGTGGACCAGCTAGTAGAGCAATACGGAATCCCCGCATTGCGCGAACCTAGCTCCCTCCCACTCCCCGGACAAGAGCTCTTCGCTAAAGTTTACACCACTCCAGTCTGGGCTGGTCTCTACCCTATTGCCCTCAACACCTTAGAGTCAAAACCTATCGACCCCAAAACGACAGGCCCCCTTTTTGAAAAGGTACAGGAAGGCGAATTCTGGCGTCTCATCACTCCTATATTCCTCCACAACGACATATTCCATATTCTCTTCAATATGCTTTGGCTTATCGTCTTGGGCCGCCAGATGGAATTCCGTCTAGGTCCGGGACGCCTCCTCGCCTTCATTGCTCTAAGCGCAATCTTCTCGAATACTGCCCAATACCTCATGAGCGGCGCAAACTTCATCGGCTTCTCCGGTGTTCTCTGCGCCATGCTTGCCTTCATCTGGCAAAGGCAAAAAATTGCTCCCTGGGAAGGATATCAGATCCCGCAATCCACACTGAAATTTATGTTCTGGTTTATCGGCGGCATGGCCTCACTCCAAGCGATTTCCTTCCTCTCCGAAATATACCTTGGCAGCGGATTCTCCCCAGGAATAGCCAACACTGCCCACATCAGCGGCCTTATCATCGGGTATTTCATGAGCCGCTGGCCCCTCTTCATCCTAGAATAA
- a CDS encoding adenylyltransferase/cytidyltransferase family protein: MKPTELDPIWEEAWKSKLILPDQWMESAESIRAQGLTIATLNGSFDLMHAGHLYILYEATKVADCLIVALNSDSSIQQYKSPDRPFIPLEYRLQMMAAIGWIDYVTWFDEIDPCVLLEKIRPDVHVNGVEYGNECIEAETVKKIGAQLHLVDRIPGLATTDILTKILQVHSIRQ; the protein is encoded by the coding sequence ATGAAACCTACAGAATTAGACCCTATCTGGGAAGAGGCCTGGAAAAGCAAGCTTATTCTGCCCGATCAATGGATGGAATCAGCGGAAAGTATTCGTGCTCAAGGACTTACCATAGCCACACTCAATGGCTCCTTCGACCTCATGCATGCGGGACATCTTTACATCCTCTATGAAGCTACGAAAGTCGCCGACTGCCTTATCGTCGCCCTAAATAGCGACTCCTCCATACAGCAATACAAAAGTCCTGACCGCCCCTTCATCCCTCTTGAATATAGATTGCAGATGATGGCAGCCATCGGCTGGATCGACTACGTCACTTGGTTCGATGAGATAGATCCCTGCGTTCTGCTAGAGAAAATCAGGCCCGATGTCCATGTCAATGGTGTTGAATACGGCAATGAATGCATCGAAGCTGAAACTGTTAAGAAAATTGGCGCCCAACTGCATCTCGTCGACCGCATTCCAGGCCTTGCGACAACAGATATTTTAACAAAAATTTTACAAGTGCATTCAATAAGGCAATAA